In Sphingomonas sp. R1, a single genomic region encodes these proteins:
- a CDS encoding acyl-CoA dehydrogenase — protein MAEMGRFDWQDPFGLDGELTDEERMVRDAARDYAQGELLPRVTSAYLEERFDREIMAEMGTLGLLGPTIPETYGGAGLGYVAYGLVAREVERVDSGYRSAMSVQSSLVMHPIHAYGSEEQRRKYLPKLASGEWVGCFGLTEPDAGSDPAGMRTRAEKIDGGYRITGAKMWITNSPIADVFVVWAKSDAHDGAIRGFVLERGMKGLTSPKIEGKLSLRASVTGEIVMDGVEVSEDALLPNVQGLKGPFGCLNRARYGIAWGTMGAAEACFHAARQYTLDRQQFGRPLAATQLVQLKLANMETEIALGLQAALRCGRMFDAGTLSPEAISIIKRNNCGKALEIARVARDMHGGNGISAEFHVIRHAINLETVNTYEGTHDVHGLILGRAITGIAAF, from the coding sequence ATGGCAGAGATGGGCCGGTTCGACTGGCAGGATCCGTTCGGGCTCGATGGCGAGCTGACCGACGAGGAGCGGATGGTGCGCGATGCCGCGCGCGATTATGCGCAGGGCGAGCTGCTCCCGCGCGTAACCTCCGCCTATCTGGAGGAACGCTTCGATCGCGAGATCATGGCCGAGATGGGCACGCTGGGCCTGCTCGGCCCGACGATTCCCGAAACCTATGGCGGCGCCGGGCTCGGCTATGTCGCCTATGGCCTGGTCGCGCGCGAAGTGGAGCGGGTCGATTCGGGCTATCGCTCGGCGATGAGCGTGCAGAGCTCGCTCGTCATGCACCCCATCCATGCCTATGGCAGCGAGGAGCAGCGGCGGAAGTACCTGCCCAAGCTGGCGAGCGGCGAATGGGTCGGCTGCTTCGGCCTCACCGAGCCCGATGCCGGCTCCGACCCCGCCGGCATGCGCACCCGCGCCGAGAAGATCGACGGCGGCTACCGGATCACCGGCGCCAAGATGTGGATCACCAATTCGCCGATCGCCGACGTGTTCGTCGTCTGGGCGAAGAGCGACGCGCATGACGGCGCGATCCGCGGTTTCGTGCTCGAACGCGGCATGAAGGGGCTCACCAGCCCCAAGATCGAAGGCAAGCTTTCCTTACGCGCCTCGGTGACCGGCGAAATCGTGATGGACGGGGTGGAGGTGAGCGAAGATGCGCTGCTGCCCAACGTCCAGGGGCTGAAGGGTCCGTTCGGCTGCCTCAACCGCGCGCGCTACGGCATCGCCTGGGGCACGATGGGCGCGGCGGAGGCATGCTTCCATGCCGCGCGGCAGTATACGCTCGATCGCCAGCAGTTCGGCCGGCCGCTCGCGGCAACCCAGCTGGTCCAGCTCAAGCTCGCCAACATGGAGACCGAGATCGCGCTCGGCCTGCAGGCGGCGCTGCGCTGCGGGCGGATGTTCGATGCGGGCACGCTCAGCCCGGAGGCGATCAGCATCATCAAGCGCAACAATTGCGGCAAGGCGCTGGAGATCGCCCGCGTTGCCCGCGACATGCATGGCGGCAACGGCATCTCGGCCGAATTCCACGTGATCCGCCACGCGATCAACCTCGAGACGGTGAACACCTATGAGGGCACGCACGACGTGCACGGGCTGATCCTGGGCCGTGCGATCACCGGCATCGCGGCGTTCTGA
- the hemC gene encoding hydroxymethylbilane synthase: MTAFRIGTRGSPLALTQANMVRDALKAAHGIDGEIVVVRTTGDRVQDRPLAEIGGKALWTKELDRALLEGEIDCAVHSMKDVETIRPEAITIAAMLPRADVRDRLVGAESLAALRPGAVIGTASPRRAAQVKRHRPDVTTVLFRGNVDTRLARLAAGEADATLLASAGLDRLGRPDVGHILPTNVMLPAPAQGAVGIEARTGDTRTLALIAAIDHPQTRACVLAERAFLAALMADCHSPVAALATIEGAILTIEAELYAEDGTAHVHGMIEGAPEDPMLPAVLARDLLDRAPAAVRALFAG; encoded by the coding sequence ATGACCGCATTCCGCATCGGCACCCGTGGCTCGCCGCTCGCTCTCACCCAGGCCAACATGGTTCGCGATGCACTCAAGGCAGCGCACGGTATCGACGGCGAGATCGTCGTCGTGCGCACCACCGGCGACAGGGTGCAGGATCGCCCGCTCGCCGAGATCGGCGGCAAGGCGCTTTGGACCAAGGAGCTGGACCGCGCACTGCTGGAAGGCGAGATCGACTGCGCCGTGCATTCGATGAAGGATGTCGAGACGATCCGGCCGGAGGCGATCACCATCGCCGCGATGCTGCCGCGCGCGGATGTGCGCGATCGGCTGGTCGGCGCGGAATCGCTGGCCGCCCTGCGCCCCGGTGCGGTGATCGGCACCGCATCGCCGCGCCGCGCCGCGCAGGTGAAGCGCCACCGCCCCGACGTCACCACCGTGCTGTTTCGCGGCAATGTCGACACGCGCCTCGCCAGGCTGGCGGCGGGGGAGGCGGACGCGACGCTGCTGGCCTCGGCAGGGCTGGACCGGCTGGGGCGTCCCGATGTCGGGCACATCCTGCCGACCAACGTGATGCTGCCCGCGCCCGCCCAAGGTGCCGTCGGCATCGAGGCGCGCACCGGCGACACGCGTACGCTGGCGCTGATCGCGGCGATCGACCACCCGCAGACGCGCGCCTGCGTGCTCGCCGAACGCGCCTTTCTCGCGGCCCTCATGGCCGATTGCCATTCGCCGGTGGCGGCGCTTGCCACGATCGAGGGCGCGATCCTCACCATCGAGGCGGAACTCTATGCCGAGGACGGCACGGCCCATGTCCATGGCATGATCGAAGGCGCGCCGGAGGATCCGATGCTCCCCGCGGTGCTTGCCCGCGACTTGCTGGACCGCGCGCCGGCCGCGGTACGCGCGCTGTTCGCGGGGTGA
- a CDS encoding GNAT family N-acetyltransferase, with protein MAPDRQPVLEGELVRIRPLVAADWDALYAVASDPLIWEVHPRPDRWQEPVFRQFFAEALACGGGLAIEDRATGAIIGSSRYDHHVPEEDEIEIGWTFLARAYWGGTYNREVKRLMLDHIHRYVGTVVFLVGEHNVRSRGAMAKIGGRLIPGRTHRGGGQVFSDHVVYAIRRP; from the coding sequence ATGGCGCCTGATCGGCAGCCGGTGCTCGAAGGCGAACTGGTCCGCATCCGCCCGCTGGTGGCGGCGGACTGGGACGCGCTCTACGCGGTCGCCTCGGATCCGCTGATCTGGGAAGTCCATCCGCGGCCGGACCGCTGGCAGGAACCGGTGTTTCGCCAGTTCTTCGCCGAGGCGCTCGCCTGCGGCGGCGGGCTGGCGATCGAGGACAGGGCGACCGGCGCGATCATCGGCTCCAGCCGCTACGATCATCACGTGCCCGAAGAAGACGAGATCGAGATCGGCTGGACCTTTCTGGCGCGCGCCTATTGGGGCGGCACCTACAATCGCGAGGTCAAGCGGCTGATGCTCGACCATATCCATCGCTATGTGGGCACCGTGGTGTTCCTGGTTGGCGAGCACAACGTCCGCTCGCGCGGGGCCATGGCGAAGATCGGCGGTCGGCTGATTCCTGGCCGGACCCATCGCGGCGGCGGACAGGTCTTCTCGGATCACGTTGTCTACGCGATCCGGCGGCCGTGA
- the ribH gene encoding 6,7-dimethyl-8-ribityllumazine synthase — translation MANILIVEARFYEHLNDMLIAGAKAAIEAAGHKAEVITVPGALEIPGAVALAADSGRYDAFVAIGVVIRGETYHFEIVAGESARGLMALSMDGVAIGNGILTVENEAQALVRADPAQKDKGGEAAKAALAMLALKGKFG, via the coding sequence ATGGCCAACATCCTCATCGTCGAAGCGCGCTTCTACGAGCATCTCAACGACATGCTGATCGCCGGTGCCAAGGCGGCGATCGAGGCGGCGGGCCACAAGGCTGAGGTGATCACGGTGCCGGGCGCATTGGAGATCCCGGGTGCGGTCGCGCTGGCGGCGGACAGCGGCCGGTACGACGCGTTCGTTGCGATCGGCGTTGTGATCCGCGGCGAGACCTATCATTTCGAGATCGTCGCGGGCGAGAGCGCGCGCGGCCTGATGGCCCTCTCGATGGACGGCGTCGCGATCGGCAACGGCATCCTGACGGTCGAGAACGAGGCGCAGGCCCTGGTCCGCGCGGACCCCGCGCAGAAGGACAAGGGCGGCGAGGCGGCCAAGGCGGCGCTGGCGATGCTCGCGCTCAAGGGCAAGTTCGGCTGA
- the ribB gene encoding 3,4-dihydroxy-2-butanone-4-phosphate synthase, with product MPKAELAALKHGFLSSPEELIDEARNGRMFILVDDEDRENEGDLVIPAQMATPDAINFMAKYGRGLICLAMTKARVDQLGLELMSRANGTRHETAFTVSIEAKEGVTTGISAADRARTISVAIDSTKDRTDIVTPGHVFPLVARDGGVLVRAGHTEAAVDVARLAGLNPAGVICEIMKDDGTMARLDDLVGFAQLHNLKIGTIRDLIAYRRRHDHLVEQRAEASFTSPWGGDWRALTFWNKATGSEQLALVKGSINPDQPTLVRMHQLSPFSDLFGEDGPRGGLLRKSMEIIGREGAGVIVVINRPRADSFTLALQARSGAIPAKDMDELRDYGVGATILTELGVQDMILLTNTHHTLIGLDGYGLSIVGERPIDPEQ from the coding sequence GTGCCAAAGGCTGAACTCGCCGCGCTCAAGCACGGCTTTCTCTCCTCGCCCGAGGAACTGATCGACGAGGCCCGCAACGGCCGCATGTTCATCCTGGTCGATGACGAGGATCGCGAGAATGAAGGCGATCTGGTCATCCCCGCGCAGATGGCGACGCCCGATGCAATCAACTTCATGGCCAAGTACGGCCGCGGGCTGATCTGCCTGGCAATGACCAAGGCGCGCGTCGACCAGCTCGGGCTCGAGTTGATGAGCCGCGCCAACGGCACCCGGCACGAAACCGCCTTCACCGTCTCGATCGAGGCGAAGGAAGGCGTGACCACGGGCATTTCCGCCGCCGACCGCGCCCGCACCATCTCGGTCGCGATCGACAGCACCAAGGATCGCACGGATATCGTCACCCCGGGCCACGTCTTTCCGCTGGTCGCCCGCGACGGCGGCGTGCTGGTTCGCGCCGGCCATACCGAGGCGGCGGTGGACGTCGCCCGCCTCGCTGGCCTCAACCCCGCCGGCGTGATCTGCGAGATCATGAAGGACGACGGGACGATGGCGCGGCTCGACGACCTTGTCGGCTTCGCCCAGCTCCACAACCTCAAGATCGGCACTATCCGCGACCTGATCGCCTATCGCCGCCGCCACGACCATCTCGTCGAGCAGCGTGCCGAGGCGAGCTTCACCAGCCCCTGGGGCGGGGACTGGCGCGCGCTGACCTTCTGGAACAAGGCGACCGGCAGCGAGCAGCTGGCGCTGGTCAAGGGCAGCATCAATCCGGACCAGCCGACGCTGGTCCGCATGCACCAGCTCTCTCCGTTCAGCGACCTGTTTGGCGAGGATGGCCCGCGCGGCGGGCTGCTCCGCAAGTCGATGGAGATCATCGGCCGGGAAGGTGCTGGCGTGATCGTCGTCATCAATCGCCCGCGCGCCGACAGCTTCACTCTTGCGCTCCAGGCGCGCAGCGGTGCGATTCCGGCCAAGGATATGGACGAGCTGCGCGACTACGGCGTCGGCGCTACCATTCTTACCGAACTCGGCGTGCAGGACATGATCCTGCTCACCAACACCCATCACACGCTGATCGGGCTCGACGGCTACGGCCTGTCGATCGTCGGTGAGCGCCCCATCGATCCGGAGCAATAA
- a CDS encoding CaiB/BaiF CoA transferase family protein: MKPLAGIKVVELARILAGPWCGQLLADLGAEVVKVERPGTGDDTRHWGPPFLHDAEGVHRDAAYFHACNRGKTSIGIDIATPEGQAAARALIAEADVVIENYKVGGLVKYGLDAGSLRATNPRLIVCSITGFGQTGPYAARAGYDFIIQGMGGAMSLTGEPDGAPQKAGVAYADIFTGVYSAVAILAALRRRDGEGVGAHIDMALLDTQVAVLANQALNWMASGKVPHRMGNGHANLVPYQAFACRDGELIVAVGNDSQFAKLCAILGLGLAGDPRFATNPARVTNRDVLIPQLARAILDWAKADLYEALEAQGVPAGPINRIDEVFADPQVVARGLAIVREGLPGLASPITIDGERMVADGASPARP; encoded by the coding sequence GTGAAGCCGCTCGCCGGCATCAAGGTCGTCGAGCTCGCCCGCATCCTCGCAGGACCCTGGTGCGGGCAGCTGCTCGCCGATCTCGGCGCAGAGGTGGTGAAGGTCGAGCGGCCGGGTACGGGTGACGATACCCGCCACTGGGGCCCGCCCTTCCTCCACGATGCGGAGGGCGTGCACCGCGACGCCGCCTATTTCCATGCCTGCAACCGCGGCAAGACCAGCATCGGCATCGACATCGCCACGCCCGAAGGCCAGGCGGCGGCGCGCGCGCTGATCGCCGAGGCCGATGTGGTGATCGAGAATTACAAGGTCGGCGGGCTGGTGAAATATGGTCTGGATGCCGGCAGCCTGCGCGCGACGAACCCGCGGCTGATCGTCTGCTCGATCACCGGCTTCGGCCAGACCGGGCCCTATGCCGCCCGCGCCGGCTACGACTTCATCATCCAGGGGATGGGCGGGGCGATGAGCCTCACCGGCGAACCCGATGGCGCGCCGCAAAAGGCGGGCGTCGCCTATGCCGACATCTTCACCGGCGTCTATTCGGCCGTCGCGATCCTCGCCGCGCTCCGCCGGCGCGACGGGGAGGGCGTTGGCGCCCATATCGACATGGCGCTGCTCGATACGCAGGTGGCGGTGCTCGCCAACCAGGCGCTCAACTGGATGGCGAGCGGCAAGGTGCCGCACCGGATGGGCAACGGTCATGCGAATCTGGTGCCGTACCAGGCCTTTGCCTGTCGCGACGGCGAGCTGATCGTCGCGGTGGGCAATGATTCGCAGTTCGCCAAATTGTGCGCGATCCTCGGCCTCGGTCTGGCGGGCGATCCGCGCTTCGCGACCAACCCGGCGCGGGTGACGAATCGCGATGTCCTCATCCCGCAGCTAGCCCGCGCGATCCTCGATTGGGCCAAGGCCGATCTTTACGAGGCGCTGGAGGCACAGGGCGTACCCGCCGGGCCGATCAACCGTATCGACGAGGTGTTCGCCGATCCGCAGGTGGTCGCGCGCGGGCTGGCGATCGTGCGCGAGGGGCTGCCCGGCCTCGCCAGCCCGATCACGATCGATGGCGAACGCATGGTCGCGGACGGCGCGAGTCCCGCCCGGCCCTAA
- a CDS encoding uroporphyrinogen-III synthase: MSRPIAILRPEPGNRITAAAIEGRGRVAIRLPLFATRSLAWTVPDPNAFDALILTSANAVRLAGDGLQMLRGLPVHAVGEATASAARRAHFDVVSVGQAGAAALVAQAQAAGVRHALHLAGQERTLDIGGIIAAVLPVYASEPLPIRPEAATALGGSVALVQSARAGARLAEIVADRGAILLAAISEAAAAGAGGGWRATAIAARPDTEALIDLAIALAD, translated from the coding sequence GTGAGCCGGCCGATCGCCATTTTGCGGCCGGAACCCGGCAACCGCATCACCGCCGCCGCGATCGAGGGGCGCGGACGTGTCGCCATCCGCCTGCCGCTGTTTGCAACCCGGTCGCTTGCCTGGACCGTCCCCGATCCAAACGCCTTCGACGCGCTGATCCTGACGAGCGCCAACGCCGTGCGGCTCGCCGGCGACGGGCTGCAGATGTTGCGCGGCCTGCCGGTCCATGCCGTGGGCGAGGCGACCGCCTCCGCTGCGCGCCGCGCGCATTTCGATGTCGTGTCGGTTGGGCAGGCAGGCGCGGCCGCCCTGGTCGCGCAGGCCCAGGCCGCGGGCGTGCGCCATGCGCTGCATCTGGCCGGGCAGGAGCGCACGCTGGACATAGGGGGCATCATCGCGGCGGTGCTGCCGGTCTATGCGAGCGAGCCGCTGCCGATAAGGCCGGAAGCGGCAACGGCGCTCGGCGGCAGCGTCGCGCTGGTGCAATCGGCCCGCGCCGGTGCGCGACTGGCCGAGATCGTCGCGGATCGCGGCGCGATCCTCCTCGCCGCGATCAGCGAGGCGGCGGCGGCGGGTGCCGGCGGCGGCTGGCGCGCCACCGCCATCGCCGCCCGACCGGACACGGAAGCGCTGATCGACCTCGCCATCGCGCTCGCCGATTGA
- a CDS encoding alkene reductase, producing MPSLFDPIQLGAIHAANRVWMSPLTRGRSTRSHVPTPVMADYYRQRASAGLIISEATGISQQGLGWAYAPGIWSDEQVEAWKPITAAVHEAGGKIVSQLWHMGRLVHADFLGGEPPVSSSATTAPGEVRTYPAEDSGEIKRPYGQARPLRTDEIPGILDDYARAAENAIRAGFDGVQIHAANGYLIDQFLRDNSNFREDTYGGSIENRIRLLREVSQRVVDTIGAERTGVRLSPNGEVQGVNDSNPVPLFEAAAAALDDIGVAFLEMREPRPGGSRGEPDQPPIHPVMRKVYSGVLALNSDYDADSAQAALDAGEADAIAFGRTFLANPDLPRRLRDGLPLNPQREELFYVGGAEGYTDYPTADELALASA from the coding sequence ATGCCCAGCCTGTTCGATCCCATTCAGCTCGGCGCGATCCACGCCGCCAATCGCGTGTGGATGTCGCCGCTCACCCGCGGTCGCTCGACCCGCAGCCATGTGCCGACGCCCGTTATGGCCGACTATTATCGCCAGCGTGCCAGCGCCGGCCTGATCATCAGCGAAGCGACCGGCATCAGCCAGCAAGGGCTCGGCTGGGCCTATGCCCCGGGCATTTGGAGCGACGAGCAGGTCGAGGCCTGGAAGCCGATCACGGCGGCGGTCCACGAAGCCGGCGGCAAGATCGTCTCGCAGCTTTGGCACATGGGCCGGCTGGTCCATGCCGACTTTCTCGGGGGCGAGCCGCCGGTCTCGTCGTCAGCAACCACCGCGCCGGGCGAGGTGCGGACCTATCCCGCGGAGGATTCCGGCGAGATCAAGCGCCCCTACGGCCAGGCCCGGCCGCTGCGCACCGACGAGATCCCCGGCATCCTCGATGACTATGCGCGTGCTGCCGAAAACGCGATTCGCGCCGGATTCGACGGGGTGCAGATCCACGCCGCCAATGGCTATTTGATCGACCAGTTCCTGCGCGACAATTCGAACTTCCGCGAGGACACGTATGGCGGATCGATCGAGAACCGCATCCGACTGCTGCGCGAGGTGAGCCAGCGCGTGGTCGACACGATCGGGGCAGAGCGCACCGGCGTGCGCCTTTCGCCCAATGGCGAAGTGCAGGGCGTCAACGACAGCAATCCGGTGCCGCTCTTCGAAGCCGCGGCCGCAGCGCTCGACGATATCGGCGTGGCGTTCCTCGAGATGCGCGAACCGCGTCCGGGCGGCAGCCGTGGGGAACCCGATCAGCCACCGATCCATCCGGTGATGCGCAAGGTCTATTCCGGCGTGCTGGCGCTCAATTCCGACTATGATGCGGACAGTGCGCAGGCTGCCCTGGACGCGGGCGAGGCCGACGCCATCGCCTTCGGCCGCACCTTCCTCGCCAATCCGGACCTGCCGCGCCGCCTGCGCGACGGGCTGCCGCTCAATCCGCAGCGCGAGGAGCTGTTTTACGTCGGCGGCGCCGAGGGCTATACCGACTATCCCACCGCCGACGAACTGGCGCTTGCATCGGCCTGA
- the tsaD gene encoding tRNA (adenosine(37)-N6)-threonylcarbamoyltransferase complex transferase subunit TsaD yields the protein MALILGLESSCDETAAALVTSDGTIRAHKLARQDEAHRPYGGVVPEIAARAHVEMLGPLVEAALEEAGVTLDQVDAIAATAGPGLIGGVMVGLVTGKALALAAGKPLVAVNHLEGHALSPRLGDQSLAFPYLLLLVSGGHCQLLLVEGVSRYRRLATTIDDAAGEAFDKTAKLLGLGFPGGPAVEKAAERGNPKAVPLPRPLVGSGEPHFSFAGLKSAVARAVNDHSAEDLAASFQQAVVDCLVDRTRRALAGVQPTALVVAGGVAANKAVRGALEALAEEHGLRFVAPPLWLCTDNAAMIAWAGAERFAQGLTDPLDTPARARWPLDPDAEKVRGAGVKA from the coding sequence ATGGCACTCATCCTCGGACTTGAATCGAGCTGCGACGAAACCGCAGCGGCCCTGGTGACAAGCGACGGCACGATCCGCGCGCACAAGCTGGCGCGCCAGGACGAGGCGCACCGACCCTATGGCGGTGTCGTTCCCGAAATCGCCGCGCGCGCGCATGTCGAGATGCTGGGGCCGCTGGTGGAGGCAGCGCTTGAGGAAGCCGGCGTGACGCTCGACCAGGTCGACGCGATCGCAGCCACTGCCGGGCCCGGGCTTATCGGTGGGGTGATGGTGGGTCTCGTCACCGGCAAGGCGCTGGCGCTTGCCGCCGGCAAGCCGCTGGTCGCGGTCAACCATCTGGAGGGCCATGCCCTGTCGCCCCGGCTGGGGGACCAGAGCCTGGCATTTCCATATCTGCTGCTGCTCGTCTCGGGCGGGCACTGCCAGTTGCTGCTGGTCGAAGGCGTCAGCCGCTATCGCCGGCTGGCCACGACGATCGACGATGCCGCGGGCGAGGCGTTCGACAAGACCGCCAAGCTGCTGGGCCTTGGCTTCCCCGGCGGCCCGGCGGTGGAAAAGGCGGCCGAGCGCGGCAATCCCAAGGCGGTGCCGCTGCCGCGTCCGCTGGTCGGATCGGGCGAGCCGCATTTCTCCTTCGCCGGTCTCAAAAGCGCGGTCGCGCGCGCGGTGAACGATCATAGCGCCGAGGACCTTGCCGCGTCGTTCCAGCAGGCCGTCGTCGATTGCCTCGTCGACCGCACCCGCCGCGCGCTGGCGGGCGTGCAGCCGACGGCGCTGGTCGTGGCGGGGGGTGTCGCCGCGAACAAGGCGGTGCGCGGCGCGCTGGAAGCGCTGGCCGAGGAACATGGCCTGCGCTTCGTCGCGCCGCCGCTGTGGCTCTGTACCGACAACGCCGCAATGATCGCCTGGGCCGGGGCCGAGCGTTTCGCGCAGGGGCTGACCGATCCGCTCGACACGCCGGCACGGGCGCGCTGGCCGCTCGATCCCGATGCGGAGAAAGTGCGCGGCGCGGGGGTGAAGGCATGA
- a CDS encoding COQ9 family protein, whose translation MDLADATLDELRAALAPSLAANAAFDGWNQRALDATADGMGVDRDVARLAFSDGPLAMIDAWFAHIDRAMLDELSPEALAAMKIRARITALVEARLALLAPYRDALRRALAILAMPQNLAKASKLGWRAADAMWRAAGDTATDYNHYTKRMTLGSVYAATIAVFVQDESEEWADTRAFLARRIEGIMRFEKAKAGFVNRTTNRPSLSRFIGRLRYPAI comes from the coding sequence ATGGATCTCGCCGACGCCACCCTCGACGAACTGCGCGCGGCGCTTGCGCCGTCGCTTGCCGCCAATGCCGCCTTTGACGGCTGGAACCAGCGTGCGCTCGACGCCACCGCCGACGGCATGGGGGTCGACCGCGACGTGGCGCGACTCGCTTTCTCGGACGGCCCGCTGGCGATGATCGATGCCTGGTTTGCGCATATCGATCGCGCGATGCTCGACGAACTTTCGCCCGAGGCGTTGGCGGCGATGAAGATCCGCGCGCGCATCACCGCATTGGTCGAGGCGCGGCTGGCGCTGCTCGCCCCCTATCGCGACGCGCTGCGCCGCGCGCTGGCGATCCTCGCCATGCCGCAGAACCTCGCCAAGGCGAGCAAGCTCGGCTGGCGCGCGGCGGACGCGATGTGGCGCGCGGCGGGCGACACCGCCACCGACTACAACCATTATACCAAGCGGATGACGCTCGGCAGCGTCTATGCCGCGACCATCGCCGTGTTCGTGCAGGACGAGAGCGAGGAATGGGCGGACACCCGCGCCTTCCTCGCGCGGCGGATCGAGGGGATCATGCGCTTCGAAAAGGCCAAGGCCGGTTTCGTGAACCGCACGACCAACCGGCCGAGCCTCTCGCGCTTCATCGGTCGGCTGCGCTACCCCGCGATCTGA
- a CDS encoding DMT family transporter: MHRNAPTTKTSPARSHVATALIAALIANTALATGPLFVRMADVGPVSAAFWRLIIATPILFAVATAMGERPIALARGRWWILGIAGVVFALDLASWHVGIVRTTLANSTLFGNSASLIFPIYGFVVARAWPSKSQGAALLLAAIGGALLLGRSAELSSRHLAGDLFCLAAGIFYALYFVLMARVRASLAPVPALALSSLATIPPLLVIALAMGEQIVPHLWWPLLALAIVSQLIGQGCMIYALGHLSPLVIGIALLVQPAVGAALGWIIFDERLATADLFGAALVAAALVLVRQGAVRPKG, encoded by the coding sequence ATGCACCGCAACGCACCGACAACAAAAACTTCCCCGGCACGAAGCCATGTTGCGACCGCGCTGATTGCAGCGCTCATCGCGAATACGGCGCTCGCGACTGGCCCGCTGTTCGTGCGGATGGCGGATGTGGGGCCGGTCTCGGCAGCATTCTGGCGATTGATCATCGCCACCCCGATCCTGTTCGCGGTCGCCACGGCGATGGGCGAGCGGCCGATCGCGCTTGCCCGCGGACGATGGTGGATCTTGGGGATCGCCGGCGTGGTGTTCGCGCTGGATCTGGCGAGCTGGCATGTCGGCATCGTTCGCACGACGCTCGCCAACTCGACGCTGTTCGGAAATTCGGCCTCGCTGATCTTCCCGATCTACGGCTTCGTCGTGGCGCGCGCCTGGCCCAGCAAGAGCCAGGGCGCGGCGTTGCTGCTCGCCGCAATCGGTGGTGCACTGCTGCTCGGGCGCTCTGCTGAGCTCTCTTCGCGGCACCTCGCGGGGGACCTGTTCTGCCTCGCCGCCGGAATATTTTACGCGCTCTATTTCGTGCTCATGGCGCGGGTGCGGGCGAGCCTTGCGCCGGTGCCCGCGCTTGCGCTTTCCTCGCTCGCCACCATCCCGCCGCTGCTGGTGATCGCGCTGGCAATGGGCGAGCAGATCGTGCCGCATCTCTGGTGGCCCTTGCTGGCGCTCGCCATCGTCAGCCAGCTGATCGGTCAGGGTTGCATGATCTATGCGCTCGGCCATCTCTCGCCGCTGGTGATCGGCATCGCGCTGCTGGTGCAGCCCGCGGTAGGTGCGGCGCTCGGCTGGATCATCTTCGACGAGCGGCTGGCGACCGCCGACCTCTTCGGTGCGGCACTGGTTGCGGCGGCGTTGGTGCTGGTGCGGCAGGGCGCGGTACGGCCCAAGGGGTAG
- a CDS encoding GNAT family N-acetyltransferase has translation MQVPVLETERLILRQHEAGDFEAWAAFHADPDAMRFLGGVQPRGTAWRGMCSMAGAWTIRGFSMFAVIERASGRWIGRIGPHAPDGWPGLEVGWGVAREAAGKGYAREAATAAIDYAIDVLGWDEVIHTIDPENTASIRLAQALGAENRGATQLPAPLEDFRVDRWAQTADQWRVRRAAQG, from the coding sequence ATGCAGGTGCCGGTGCTCGAAACCGAGCGCCTTATCCTGCGCCAGCACGAGGCTGGCGATTTCGAGGCATGGGCGGCGTTCCATGCCGATCCGGACGCGATGCGGTTCCTGGGCGGCGTCCAGCCGCGGGGCACCGCCTGGCGCGGCATGTGCAGCATGGCGGGCGCCTGGACGATCCGCGGCTTCTCGATGTTCGCGGTGATCGAGCGGGCGAGCGGCCGCTGGATCGGTCGCATCGGTCCGCATGCGCCGGACGGCTGGCCCGGTCTGGAGGTCGGCTGGGGTGTGGCGCGGGAGGCGGCGGGCAAGGGCTATGCCCGCGAGGCGGCCACGGCGGCGATCGACTATGCCATCGACGTGCTCGGCTGGGACGAGGTGATCCACACCATCGATCCGGAAAATACAGCCTCGATCCGGCTGGCGCAGGCGCTGGGCGCGGAGAATCGCGGGGCTACCCAGCTTCCGGCGCCGCTTGAGGATTTCCGCGTCGATCGGTGGGCGCAGACCGCCGATCAGTGGCGCGTCCGCCGCGCGGCGCAGGGCTGA